The nucleotide sequence CAGCCCCCAAAGCAGGTCCGGCTATATTACAAATAGAATAAATAACCTGATTGATTCCCGAAACCCGAAGCAATTCCGATTCGGGAGCCAGCAACGGAACAGACGCCTCCATAGCGGGATTATGAAACGCACTACCCACCGACCGGAAAGCCAGTAATGCATAAATATGCCATATTTCCACACAATCCAGATAAAAAAGTAAAGCCAGCACTGCCGAACAAAAAGCCACAAAACTGTCAGCCAGAATCATGGTCCGCTTTCGGCTCCAACGGTCCACAAACACACCCACAAAAGGGCCAATCAGGGTTTGGGGTAACAACGCGGCAATCATGGCGAAAGATAAAACCTCCGCCGATTTTGTTTCAAAGCTTAACCACAAAACGATGGCAAACTGAACAATGGCACTACTAAGAATGGAAAACAACTGACCGCTCCAAATAACGGCAAACTTTTTTTTCCAACTTTCCATAAAATAGCGGGATCATCGGGATCCCTTGCAGGTATTAACGGTAATTACGACTCAAAAACTAAACAACGATACTGGGGATGCCTTTCCACATACACCTTTATAAAGGGACACGTAGGACGCACCTTCAGGTTATTCTCTCCGGCATATTCCAAAACATGCCTGGCCAAAGCAGAAGCCAGGCCTTTCCCTTCCAGCGGTTTAGGTACGAGCGTATGAGTAAGGTCTATTCCTCCTTCAAAGGGTTCGTAAGCAATATAAGCTGTATATCCGTCCTGAATAGTTTCAAAACGTTTGATATCTTCACGATGCGTAATTGGTTCCATAAATAAATGAATTAAAAGAACAATGTTCAAATATAAGCATAACAATCGAAAAACGCAATACGTTGAACACCTTCTATAAATTCCTCCGGCTCAGACTAAATACGGGCAGAAAGAAAAAGATACCAATAATGGACATTGCCAGCCCCCCTATTGTACCGGCTGCCAGCGGAAACCAAAAACCTTCCTTATCGGCCCCCAACATAAAGGGAATGAATCCCAAAATAGTGGAAATTACAGTCAAAAAGATAGGTATTATTTTTGAACCCCATGCTTTAAGATAAACCCTTAGCTGAGGCATCAACGGGTGCGCCGCGCGGATGGAGTTATACTCGTTCAGAATATAAATACTCGCATTAACCGTAATCCCGCATAACAACACAAAGGAGGCAAAACCACCCTGGTCGAAATTCAGTTTGAACAGATAAAAAGTAAGAAACACCCCAATGTAAGATATGGGAATTACAAATATCACAGCCAGGGGTTGCCGCAGCGAGTTAAAAAGAATACTTGTGGTAAAAAAGATAATCACAATAATAAGCGCCAAAAGCAAGTATTGCTTTTTATCCTTCTCACCCCAACTCCACATCTGGTTATCGGATTTGGCTAAATAGCCCATCGGCAGCGTTTTATTGAATTTACTGATCACACGTTCCTGTATTTTGTTTCCCTGATTGCTGGCACCTATGTATTCGTACTGCAGGCAAAGCCGGTACTGCTGATCCACCTTGCCAACCTCCTGGGGCATCTGTCCTTTGGCAACAGCTGCCATTTCCGACATTTTGTAACTGCGCTCCCCCAGCTTTAATACGTTATGCTGCAAGCCCCATACATCGTAGTCCGACGACTGTACAGACGAAAGCTTCAAATTTTCGGGAGCGCCATCCACTACTATTTTACCCGTAAGCACATCTCTGGCAAAAACAGGACGCATCACCCTGAAAAGCTTTATAGGCGTTATATTTTCTTCTGCCATACGCGCTTTATTCAGGTTAAAATAAAACTCCTGGTAATCGTCTTTCCACCACGAAAAATTAGCATTAATAAACACCTCTTTAATGCGTCGATACGACAGCAGCGTATCTTTCATTGCTTCGGCATGCTCGTATAGTTCGTCGTAATTATAACCTAGCATTTCAATACGATAAGATCCCGCATTTTCGCGAACATCGTTACTAAAACCCTGATCCTGCAAGCCCCATACACCCCAGCTTCCTCCACCAAGTTCAAGCGCTTTGCTGATTATTTTGCTTTTCAGCGTATACGGAAAACCCGATTGCTCACTCTCCTTGGTAAAGAAAATATTAATTCCAGCCTGACGTGCGCTGTAAATATTGGTCTGAAACTGCTTTATTTCCTTAAAAGTACTAAGATATGCCTCCATTCGCTGCATCAGATTATTCATCTGTTCCAGCGTGGTTCCATTGGGAAGCGAAGCCGTAACATTCAGCACCGTCTCTTCGCTGCGCGTAAAGTAACTACCCTCGTACACCTTCTCCACAAACAAACGTAAACTTCCTCCAAACACTTTTTCCACAACAGGCTTCACCGATTCCTTATAAAAATTATCGGTAGACACCTTGTTGTACATCTCCTCCCACCCCTTAAGCGGACGATCATCTTTAGGTTCAATCTTGTCGGGCAACATAAACACCGGAAGTCCGAATGCCAGCAGCAACAAAATACAGGCAATTACACGCCAGCGACACATAAAGCGAATTTGGGCCGCATAGTAGCGTCTGAAATAGAAATTCCCCTTTAATTTCATTCGTTTCAAGAAAGGAAACTTCACCACAACATGCGCCTTTTTTTTATCAAGACCCATCTTATCCATCAACGCAGGAACAAAAAAGAGAGCAATAGCCAGCGAAACAAACAGGTTCACGATTATTACCGCGGCAAAATCCTGCAAGTTCAGGCGAATCTCTTCATTAAGAAAAAAGATAATGGATAACGCACCAATGGTTGTAAGCGTAGCCGCCAGCACTGAAAGAAAAGCCATACGGTTCTGGTGTGTCCGTATATGATCGGCCATCACAATTGTATTATCTATAATCAGACTAAGCGAGATTGTTACCCCCGCCAGCGAATAAAGCTGCATTTCCAGGCCCAGGAGATAATATAAAATCACCGCAATAAGAATATTCACACTCAGACTCATTACAATCAGCAACAAATAGCGCAGGTTACGCATAATAAGCAGTACAAACAACAACAAAATCAGCACAGTCAGCCCTGTTCTCACATAAATCTTATCCAGTTCCGTCTGAATATATTCGGTGGCATCGTAGCTTGTATGAATCTCGTAACCAGGAGGTAATGAAACCTGCATACGTTCAATCTCCTCTTTTACCTGTGCAGCCAGTTTCAATTGGTTGGCGGACTCGTCGGCAATAATGGAAAGATAGATGGAATTCAGACCGTTTATCCTGTAAAAGCTTTGGGGCATCTCCTCTTCACGAGTCACTTTAATTAGCTTACTGAGACTAATTACCTCTCCGCCTCCGGTATTCAGTGTAATTCGGGAAGCATCAAAACTGCCCTCGGGAGCTTCAGATACAAGAGCCAACCTTATCCACTCCTTATCACCGTCTGCCAACTGCATATTTACCGTACCCAAAAACTCCTGATTATAATATCGGGCAATTGCCTGTTGAATCATTTCCACTGTAATCCCCAGCGAAACCAACTGATCATTATCGTACGTAAGCCGCCATTCCATAGGCGTAGCACCCTTTACTTCAATACGGTAAATACCTTTGATAGAAGAAAGCCGCGGCTTAATCTGCTCTTCGGCATACCTCTGAATAAAAACAGGCGTTGCTGCTGCATTCAGGGTATAACTCAAGAAAGCCCTCTCCTCTTTATCATCCGGGCGGCTCACCTGCAATATAGGATAAGTCAGTCCATCCGGTAACTGCGGCCAACTTTGCCTCACAATGGTGGAAGCCTCAAAACGAGCTGCATCCACATTGGTATGCTTATCCAAATCCAGCTGAATGTCGCCCCATCCGTTTCCGGAAGTAGACGAGATAGACTTTATTCCCTTAATGCGCGCCAACATAGCCTCAAGCTTGCTGGTTACCTCCATTTCGACCACACGAGCCGAATTTCCAGGCATCTGAAAAGAAACCGATAGCTTGGGCAGCGTTCGCGAAGGCGAAAGCTTTATGGGAAGCATAGGAATAAAAGCTATACCTGCCAGTGCGATACACAAGAACGCAACGATCAGTGTAAACGAAGAAACCTTTGGTGACTCTTTACTCATCCTTACAATCCGTGTTTAAAGTCAAACTCCGACGACAAAGAAACTCCCGTTTCAAAATCGTGCAAGGTAAGTTTGCGTATTTTATAGTAACTCAGCCAATAATTCTGCAGCGCGGAGATGTAATTGCGTTGCGCCTCCTGCTGCCTGTTATTGGATAAAGTAAGACTGTTTATATCCGCCTTTCCGATCATGAAACGCTGCTTGGTCTGCGCATATGCCATCTGCGAAAGATCCAGCGCCTCCTCGGCACTACCAATCAACGCCTGCTGGATATTAAAGTCACTAACCGTCATAATCACATCCTCTTCCAGCGAAAGAGACCCCTGTTCGGAAGAAATCTTCACCACATTCAGGTTATTTTTCGCCATATTCTTTTTGCCTTTTCGTACACCCCAGTCCACCAAAGGAATGGAAAGAGAAACAGACACCACGTCCTGCTGCAGTAAATCACGGTACACATTGCGGAATTTATCCGACACCTGGTTAAAACCAACACTTGCGCTCACACTGGCATTAAACATCGCCTCCTTTTTAGTTTTATCCAACGTTTGCTCTGCTTCCAATACTTGTTGACGCAGCGAAAGGAAAGTAGGATTATTTTCACGGGCCAGCACCAACGCCTCATCAACCGATACATTCATTTGCAGCGGCTTACCCGGCAACTGCAAGCGTATTTCCGTATTTTTGTCGAAGCCAAGATATGAAGCCAAGCTAAACATGGCACGCTTCAATGCAATGTCGGCATTCTGCAGCGCGTTACGCGCATTCACCGCGTCCAGTTTCAGCGTAAGCAAATCGGCCTGACTGATAGCCGCGATCTTATGCCGTTGCTGTCCGGTTACATACAACGTGTCGGAACTTGCCACATTCTCCCGGGCCAGATCATACTCCGCCTGTGCCATCGCCAGTGTAAAGAAATGAGTAGTAACCTCCTCGCTTACCCCTTCCACATTATAAATATACTCCTTTTTTACCTTCTCATACTTCAGTGGTTCAATCTTGCGCGACCACTTAAACGGATTATAACCCAACAGACTCTGATTGTACCCGATTCGCACGGGAACCGAAGTAAACTGGCTATAGGTATTATCTCCAAAGTTCCGGATATAACCCAGATCGGAATCCAACACAAAAGTTCCTCCCAACAAATCGAAATTCTGTTTTACCTCCATGCTCCCCCCTGCATAAAAAGACTGTTGCTTCCGATACACATCTAAATCGTTTTCCGAATCGTATCTTCGGGTAATATCCCGGTAATACTGAGCCGGAGTGAGATTCATCGTGAGACTAGGCAACCGTTGGGACTGATAGGTACGAAATTCCCAGTAGCCCGACAAAAACATATTCTTCATACGAAAAGCCTCCAAAGAACTGTCGGCAGCCTGCACAATGGCCTTATCCAATGTTAAAACCACGGGCTGCGCCCCGCCAACAAAGGGACAAAGCATATATCCCGATAACACGATCAAAGCCTTAACAATATATTTTTTCATAGCATTATGCTTTTTCAATTTCCGTCTTTCTGTAAATCAACCAATAAACCATCGGAATAACCAACAAGCTAACAAGCGTACCAACCACCATGGCCGAAATCATTGCAATAGCCAGCGGTTTCTGTAATTCGCTACCCATATCGAACGAAAACAACAGCGGAACCATACCAAAAATAGTCGTCAAACTCGTCATAATAATCGGACGAAGACGCCTGTGTCCCGCCTCGTGAATCGCATCCAACAGGGGCATACCGTCCCGGCGAAATTCGTTAATGGCGTCAATCTTCAGAATCGAGTCGTTTATTATAATCCCGCAGGTAACCACAATACCAATGGCACTCATCAGATTCAGTGTGTTACCCGTAACCCACAAAATCAGCAAAGCCGCGGCAACGTCGATGGGAATCTCTGCCAGTACAATTATCGGTTGCAGAAAACTTTCGAACTGAGCCGCCAGAATAAAATACATCAATAGAATAGAAAGCAATAAAATAAGAACCAGCTCCCTCAACATCTTTTCGTTAGAAAAGAAAGCCCCCGAAAAATTCAGATCCCATTTACCAGACTGCGCTATTTCTTTTCGCGTATTATCCATCAACCCATTCGCATCCTCTACCTTATAGAAACTGAAAGGAATATACTCACCATTCTTTCCAGACGTAATTGCTTTCAAGTCTTCGCCATGCGAAACCGATACCAAATCACGCAACGGAACGGGACCCGGACTTACCCCCGCCTCCTTCGGCTGCGTATAAATAATCGTACGTTCCAGCACTTCGTTTACGGTATGCTCCTCGTCGGCCACCGTGATAGGCAAATACTGCTGATACGAACGTAAAGTAGCCAACTGATTGGCTCGAAAAGCCGTCTTCAGCACCCGGTAAACCTCCTCGTAAGGAACCTGATACAACAGCAATTTTTCCTGATCGATGGATATATTGAGCTGATTATCGAAAGAAACCCCTACAGGTTTCAAGCCCGTAGCCATGGCCACACCCTGCTCCATCAGCCTGATCGAGTCGGCCATCGGAGCAACCGCCTTGTTCCGTGCATACAATTCGGCAACCACATCCGCCTCGCCGGTAACGAATAACTTTTCGAAAACCGTTTCGGGAGGAGAAAAAGTAATCACAGCCGTTGGATATCGTTTCTTGACCCACGCCGTTACACAACGTTGCAAAGGGACTACCTCTCCGGGAGTCGCTGTACGAAAATACAACTCCGCTTCGGTGGACGACAACTCCTTATCCCTATTCAACAAAAACTGTTGCCTGCCAATGTAAGCCGTATGATGGGCTCCCAGACTATCCGTCTGATTACAAAGGGCTTTTACCCGCGCCAGATTTTCATCCAGATGAATATTTTCGTTCCATTCCACACGCACCAATACCTCATTCTGATCGATCAACGGCATCCGGCTTGTGGGAATCTCAAAAAAACAAAAAACACAAACCGGAATGGTAAGCACCAGCGCCAACACATTACTCCGTTTGTGACGAAAAACAAATTCAATTCCTTTGTCGTACAACGCACGTATCCGCATATTTCCTGAGCCATGGCCCCACTGTTTTGCCATCCAGCCACGGTTGCCATACGAATATACCAGCTTGTAAAGCACCGGCAACAATCCAATACCCGTAAAGTAACTCACCATCAATCCCACGGTAACCGCAAAAGCCTGGTCATAAAAAATAGCACCGGCAATTCCACTCATAAACACCAGCGGCACAAACACGGCAATTGTTGTAAGCGTAGAACTAAGCATAGGTGTAATTACTTCCGTTGTACCCAATTCGCAAGCCTTCTCAAGCGTTTCACCACGGGCGCGGTACTGCGCGATATTCTCGGTAACCACAATGGAACTATCTATCATCATCCCCAGAGCAAGAATCAAACCCGACAGAGATATAATGTTCAGCGACATATTGAAAATATAGAAAAACAACAGACTGATTACCAAACTTACAATCATACTAAAACCGATCACAGCAGGACTCTTTATATCCCCCAGAAAAAGCACGGCAACGATACAGATAAAGAAAAAACCAAGTGAAAGATTCTGTTTCAGGTTAGAAATCGTATAATCCAATAACTCCGTCTGATTCCGCGAAATACTAAATTCAATATCCGGATAGATAGACGCAAAATAATCCATCGTTTCCTGCAACGCCTCCTTCATGTTAGCCATGTTCTCGTCGGCCTGCTTTATAACCGCCAGCGTAACCGCCCTTTTACCTCCGGAAAGCGAAGCCCCTGAGGCTTTTTCGGGAACAACAGAAATACGAGCCAGATCCTTTAGCTGAAAGATACGCCCCTCCTTACGCAGATAAATAGTACTTACATCCTTCTCGGTACGAAGCAACGTCGAAAATTTAATATTATATTCGTAGTAACCATCACGAACCGTCATGCTACCCGGCTCTATATTATTGGATGTTAATGCCGATTCGATATCCTCCTGTGTAATACCCGACATTTCCATCATCGCCCTGTCCGGAACAATCTGTAACTGGCGACCCACCTGACCGGTTACATCCACCATAGCCACCTCCGGCAGTTGCTCAATACGACGTTTAATTACCGTTTCGGCAAATTCGCTCAGATTCAGAAAAGCCTCTTCATCACGCTCACCGCCTTCATCCGAACGAAGAGTCAGATTCAGACAAAACACCGGAATATCCGTAGCACTCGCCTTCACCACCCTCGGACGTTCGGCATCTCGGGGAAGGTAATTCATGGCCGCGTCAATCTTCTCATTCACCTCAATGAAAGCCAGGTCCGTATTCGTACCAAAGTCAAAACTAAGGCGGATAATTCCCGAACCATCACGGGTTTCACTTTTTATATCGCGCAAACCCGACACCTGCATCAATTGCTGGCGGATAGGTTTCACCACTGTATTTTCCAACTCACGTGCCGACGTACTTCCTCCAGCCACTTGAACCGTGATTTCAGGAATGGCAATATCAGGCAGCAAACTCACCGGAAGCGAAAAATAGGTCGTCAGCCCCAGAATGAAACATGCCGTAAAAGCCATCAGCACCGCGATGGGCCGTTGTAGTAAAAACTTAATCATAGCACAGACACAGGAGCCTCGTGGGCCAGGTTAATATTTCCGCTAACAATCACCACATCCCCATCCTTCAGACCGTCTTCCACAGTATAGCTATCAACATTCTCGAGTCCCGTAGTTACATAATTCCACATAGCCTTACCCTTCTCAAGAGTAAACACTACCTGCTTGCCGGAACGCAGCACCACCGCCTCCTTGGGAACTACCAACTTCTTACCAAGTAACCGTTGGATACGCACCCGCACATTCATCCCTTCAAACAAGTCAGCCCTACCAGACACGGCCGCCTTCACCTGTACCATTCCATCCGAACTCACCAGCGGATTAATCTCCGAAATCCTGCCTTCCACTTCTGCGCCCGGCATTGAAAAAGGAACCACCCGAACCCGGTCGCCCTGTTTAATAAGAGGAAGTTCGCTCTCCAGCACAGAAAACTCAACCTCCAGACTTTTATTATCTATGATTGTACAAAACGCCTTTTGCGTAGAAGACATATTAAGGGCACGGTCAAACAAATTAGCCACCACCCCATCGAAAGGAGCTTTAAGAATAGCATGCTGCTCCTCAAACTGCACCAGATCAAAATCGATCCTCGCCTTATCAAAACCACTTTTTACCCGTGCCAGCTGCATTGTTGCCGGCGGAATCTTAGCAGAATCCTCCAACGCATACCCCTGTCCGATCAATACATCTTGCAATTCTAACCTGGCCCTTGCCAGCGCATCCTTAGCCGTTTCGGTATTCCGGTGCAGCCGGAACTTATCCAGTTCGGCCAACTTCTGTCCTTTAGTCACCCTATCCCCATTCTTAACAAACACAGACGCAATTGTTTCGGCAGATTGAAAGCTCAACGCCACCTGTCTGCGTGCCGACAATTTCCCATTGCTCAGCAATTCATGATCAAATTGAGACGGAACCAGGGTAACCACAGTAACCACGTTCTTTTCATCGGGAAGCACCGTTTCCACAGGCTTCTCATCTAACGAACCTTTTTTTTCACTGGTACAAGCCACGGAGCCTAAAAGGAAAAAAGCAAAAACCAGATAAGTGTGTT is from uncultured Macellibacteroides sp. and encodes:
- a CDS encoding GNAT family N-acetyltransferase, coding for MEPITHREDIKRFETIQDGYTAYIAYEPFEGGIDLTHTLVPKPLEGKGLASALARHVLEYAGENNLKVRPTCPFIKVYVERHPQYRCLVFES
- a CDS encoding efflux RND transporter permease subunit, whose amino-acid sequence is MSKESPKVSSFTLIVAFLCIALAGIAFIPMLPIKLSPSRTLPKLSVSFQMPGNSARVVEMEVTSKLEAMLARIKGIKSISSTSGNGWGDIQLDLDKHTNVDAARFEASTIVRQSWPQLPDGLTYPILQVSRPDDKEERAFLSYTLNAAATPVFIQRYAEEQIKPRLSSIKGIYRIEVKGATPMEWRLTYDNDQLVSLGITVEMIQQAIARYYNQEFLGTVNMQLADGDKEWIRLALVSEAPEGSFDASRITLNTGGGEVISLSKLIKVTREEEMPQSFYRINGLNSIYLSIIADESANQLKLAAQVKEEIERMQVSLPPGYEIHTSYDATEYIQTELDKIYVRTGLTVLILLLFVLLIMRNLRYLLLIVMSLSVNILIAVILYYLLGLEMQLYSLAGVTISLSLIIDNTIVMADHIRTHQNRMAFLSVLAATLTTIGALSIIFFLNEEIRLNLQDFAAVIIVNLFVSLAIALFFVPALMDKMGLDKKKAHVVVKFPFLKRMKLKGNFYFRRYYAAQIRFMCRWRVIACILLLLAFGLPVFMLPDKIEPKDDRPLKGWEEMYNKVSTDNFYKESVKPVVEKVFGGSLRLFVEKVYEGSYFTRSEETVLNVTASLPNGTTLEQMNNLMQRMEAYLSTFKEIKQFQTNIYSARQAGINIFFTKESEQSGFPYTLKSKIISKALELGGGSWGVWGLQDQGFSNDVRENAGSYRIEMLGYNYDELYEHAEAMKDTLLSYRRIKEVFINANFSWWKDDYQEFYFNLNKARMAEENITPIKLFRVMRPVFARDVLTGKIVVDGAPENLKLSSVQSSDYDVWGLQHNVLKLGERSYKMSEMAAVAKGQMPQEVGKVDQQYRLCLQYEYIGASNQGNKIQERVISKFNKTLPMGYLAKSDNQMWSWGEKDKKQYLLLALIIVIIFFTTSILFNSLRQPLAVIFVIPISYIGVFLTFYLFKLNFDQGGFASFVLLCGITVNASIYILNEYNSIRAAHPLMPQLRVYLKAWGSKIIPIFLTVISTILGFIPFMLGADKEGFWFPLAAGTIGGLAMSIIGIFFFLPVFSLSRRNL
- a CDS encoding TolC family protein yields the protein MKKYIVKALIVLSGYMLCPFVGGAQPVVLTLDKAIVQAADSSLEAFRMKNMFLSGYWEFRTYQSQRLPSLTMNLTPAQYYRDITRRYDSENDLDVYRKQQSFYAGGSMEVKQNFDLLGGTFVLDSDLGYIRNFGDNTYSQFTSVPVRIGYNQSLLGYNPFKWSRKIEPLKYEKVKKEYIYNVEGVSEEVTTHFFTLAMAQAEYDLARENVASSDTLYVTGQQRHKIAAISQADLLTLKLDAVNARNALQNADIALKRAMFSLASYLGFDKNTEIRLQLPGKPLQMNVSVDEALVLARENNPTFLSLRQQVLEAEQTLDKTKKEAMFNASVSASVGFNQVSDKFRNVYRDLLQQDVVSVSLSIPLVDWGVRKGKKNMAKNNLNVVKISSEQGSLSLEEDVIMTVSDFNIQQALIGSAEEALDLSQMAYAQTKQRFMIGKADINSLTLSNNRQQEAQRNYISALQNYWLSYYKIRKLTLHDFETGVSLSSEFDFKHGL
- a CDS encoding efflux RND transporter permease subunit; its protein translation is MIKFLLQRPIAVLMAFTACFILGLTTYFSLPVSLLPDIAIPEITVQVAGGSTSARELENTVVKPIRQQLMQVSGLRDIKSETRDGSGIIRLSFDFGTNTDLAFIEVNEKIDAAMNYLPRDAERPRVVKASATDIPVFCLNLTLRSDEGGERDEEAFLNLSEFAETVIKRRIEQLPEVAMVDVTGQVGRQLQIVPDRAMMEMSGITQEDIESALTSNNIEPGSMTVRDGYYEYNIKFSTLLRTEKDVSTIYLRKEGRIFQLKDLARISVVPEKASGASLSGGKRAVTLAVIKQADENMANMKEALQETMDYFASIYPDIEFSISRNQTELLDYTISNLKQNLSLGFFFICIVAVLFLGDIKSPAVIGFSMIVSLVISLLFFYIFNMSLNIISLSGLILALGMMIDSSIVVTENIAQYRARGETLEKACELGTTEVITPMLSSTLTTIAVFVPLVFMSGIAGAIFYDQAFAVTVGLMVSYFTGIGLLPVLYKLVYSYGNRGWMAKQWGHGSGNMRIRALYDKGIEFVFRHKRSNVLALVLTIPVCVFCFFEIPTSRMPLIDQNEVLVRVEWNENIHLDENLARVKALCNQTDSLGAHHTAYIGRQQFLLNRDKELSSTEAELYFRTATPGEVVPLQRCVTAWVKKRYPTAVITFSPPETVFEKLFVTGEADVVAELYARNKAVAPMADSIRLMEQGVAMATGLKPVGVSFDNQLNISIDQEKLLLYQVPYEEVYRVLKTAFRANQLATLRSYQQYLPITVADEEHTVNEVLERTIIYTQPKEAGVSPGPVPLRDLVSVSHGEDLKAITSGKNGEYIPFSFYKVEDANGLMDNTRKEIAQSGKWDLNFSGAFFSNEKMLRELVLILLLSILLMYFILAAQFESFLQPIIVLAEIPIDVAAALLILWVTGNTLNLMSAIGIVVTCGIIINDSILKIDAINEFRRDGMPLLDAIHEAGHRRLRPIIMTSLTTIFGMVPLLFSFDMGSELQKPLAIAMISAMVVGTLVSLLVIPMVYWLIYRKTEIEKA
- a CDS encoding efflux RND transporter periplasmic adaptor subunit, with the protein product MKHTYLVFAFFLLGSVACTSEKKGSLDEKPVETVLPDEKNVVTVVTLVPSQFDHELLSNGKLSARRQVALSFQSAETIASVFVKNGDRVTKGQKLAELDKFRLHRNTETAKDALARARLELQDVLIGQGYALEDSAKIPPATMQLARVKSGFDKARIDFDLVQFEEQHAILKAPFDGVVANLFDRALNMSSTQKAFCTIIDNKSLEVEFSVLESELPLIKQGDRVRVVPFSMPGAEVEGRISEINPLVSSDGMVQVKAAVSGRADLFEGMNVRVRIQRLLGKKLVVPKEAVVLRSGKQVVFTLEKGKAMWNYVTTGLENVDSYTVEDGLKDGDVVIVSGNINLAHEAPVSVL